One window of the Rosa rugosa chromosome 3, drRosRugo1.1, whole genome shotgun sequence genome contains the following:
- the LOC133738944 gene encoding asparagine--tRNA ligase, cytoplasmic 2, whose protein sequence is MDSGKAMASTPATTQLTPFKYSNRVLLKTILELSDGGLELIGQRVLIGGWVKSSKEVMKQTPPPPQPPAADHETAREPERKSDVSCVEILQSRIPFLRTIVKVLGGSSSSSNTLRERLDAVLKPAPPSTAFLKVSDGSCPAILQVIVESSIVPPCQLLHTGTCITVEGVLQQSLMQGKHVVELRVEKVLHIGTVDYSKYPLSKKRVPIEKLRECFHIRARTTTVGSVMRIRSALTFGAHTFCHNHGFISVQVPILTTTDCNGFSEKYKVTGLFDKAGQTEEPKAIAEIEGVSLEAIKAAAKEKSTLVEELKRTDSNKEALAAAVQDLRKTNELASQLEAREKSKLKTSQKLDNVKSSEGSSSSSQTFLTVSGRLHLESYACSLGNVYSFGPRFRADKGESPKHVPEMLMFEIEMAFSQLEDVMNCADDFFKFLCKWVLENCPEDMKFVTERIDKNRIDRLQSVISSSFERISYAEALNVLNKVTDKKVETKLQWGAALTEEDLSHLSDEIYKRPVIVYNYPKEAKPFYVRLNDDGKTVAAFDMVVPKIGKLISGSQNEERTHILSTRIKDLGLPREQYEWYLDLRRHGTVKHSGFSLEFDLMVLFATGLTDVRDAIPFPRSYGKANY, encoded by the exons ATGGACTCCGGAAAAGCCATGGCCTCTACTCCTGCTACTACCCAATTGACCCCTTTCAAGTACTCCAATCGGGTCCTCTTGAAAACCATCTTGGAACTCAGTGATGGCGGCCTGGAGCTGATTGGTCAGAGAGTTCTCATCGGAGGGTGGGTCAAGTCCTCCAAGGAGGTCATGAAACAAACTCCTCCTCCGCCGCAGCCACCGGCAGCCGATCATGAGACGGCTCGAGAACCCGAGCGAAAATCAGACGTCAGCTGTGTCGAAATACTTCAATCTCGGATACCATTTCTGAGAACCATTGTGAAGGTCTTGGGTGGAAGCAGCTCCTCCAGCAACACTCTTCGAGAAAGGCTCGATGCGGTGCTTAAGCCGGCGCCGCCCTCCACGGCATTCTTGAAAGTCAGTGATGGTTCTTGTCCTGCAATTCTTCAG GTAATTGTTGAATCGTCTATAGTCCCGCCGTGCCAGCTGTTGCATACCGGGACTTGCATCACGGTGGAAGGTGTGCTGCAGCAATCTTTAATGCAAGGCAAACATGTTGTTGAGCTGAGAGTGGAGAAAGTGCTTCATATTGGAACAGTTGATTACAGCAAGTATCCCTTGTCCAAGAAGAGAGTGCCAATTGAGAAGTTAAGGGAGTGTTTCCACATTCGCGCTCGGACAACCACG GTGGGATCTGTTATGCGAATCAGAAGTGCCCTGACTTTTGGGGCTCATACATTTTGTCACAACCATGGTTTTATTTCTGTGCAAGTACCCATTTTAACTACAACAGACTGCAACGGGTTCAGTGAAAAGTACAAGGTCACTGGTCTTTTTGACAAGGCAGGTCAAACGGAGGAACCTAAAGCCATTGCTGAAATTGAAGGTGTTAGCCTTGAAGCTATTAAGGCTGCTGCAAAAGAGAAGAGTACCTTAGTAGAGGAACTCAAGAGGACTGATAGCAATAAGGAAGCTCTGGCCGCTGCAGTACAGGATTTAAGGAAGACAAACGAATTGGCATCACAATTGGAagcaagagaaaaatcaaaactgaaaactTCTCAAAAGCTTGACAATGTTAAGTCTTCCGAaggttcctcctcctcctcccaaaCTTTTCTAACCGTTTCTGGACGCCTGCATCTGGAGAGCTATGCATGTTCCCTTGGAAATGTTTACTCCTTCGGTCCCAGATTTCGAGCAGATAAAGGAGAGTCCCCGAAACATGTCCCGGAAATGTTGATGTTTGAAATTGAAATGGCTTTTTCACAACTAGAG GACGTAATGAATTGTGCAGATGACTTTTTCAAGTTCCTCTGCAAATGGGTGTTGGAAAATTGTCCGGAAGATATGAAATTTGTTACTGAAAGAATAGACAAGAACAGGATTGATCGTCTTCAATCAGtgatttcaagttcatttgaaAGAATTTCCTATGCTGAAGCATTAAATGTTTTAAACAAG GTTACGGATAAGAAAGTTGAAACAAAGTTACAGTGGGGTGCTGCATTAACAGAAGAAGATTTAAG TCATTTGTCTGATGAGATCTACAAGAGGCCTGTAATTGTATACAATTATCCAAAAGAAGCTAAGCCATTCTATGTACGGCTGAATGATGATGGAAAAACAGTTGCAGCATTTGATATGGTTGTACCAAAG ATCGGAAAGTTAATTTCTGGTAGCCAAAATGAGGAGCGCACCCATATACTAAGTACAAG gatcaaggATTTGGGGTTGCCAAGAGAGCAGTATGAATGGTACTTGGATCTTCGCAGGCATGGAACTGTTAAGCACTCTGGCTTCAGTCTTGAGTTTGATCTTATGGTTCTCTTTGCCACTGGCCTTACTGATGTAAGAGATGCTATCCCCTTTCCCAGAAGTTATGGCAAAGCAAACTACTAG
- the LOC133739974 gene encoding cysteine-rich repeat secretory protein 55-like → MKIMRQFSILILLVLGICSIEAADPMADFCNKDTNISKSSQISANIDALLAELVSETPSTGYFATSHGKGQAQVYGLAQCRGDVVGSKDCSSCIQDSAKEIRQRCPDQAAATIWYDFCFLRYSNKSFIGEVDTSYGIIFYNVQNVTDPEKFVKELGALVDNIKAQAVVPKNLGFGKGETKLSPLTTLYAFGQCTRDLAKLDCSQCLAIAVGNYETICGNRRGCRVLYGSCYVRYELYPIFYPVGSNSSMNVVADETKMILVNP, encoded by the coding sequence ATGAAGATTATGAGGCAGTTTAGTATTCTTATCCTACTGGTTCTAGGCATTTGCAGCATAGAAGCTGCAGATCCTATGGCAGATTTCTGCAACAAAGACACTAATATAAGTAAAAGTAGTCAAATCTCAgcaaatattgatgctttactgGCCGAATTGGTTTCTGAAACTCCCTCAACTGGCTATTTTGCTACCTCCCATGGCAAAGGCCAAGCTCAAGTCTATGGCTTGGCTCAATGCAGAGGTGATGTTGTGGGAAGCAAAGACTGCTCAAGTTGTATTCAAGACTCTGCAAAAGAAATCCGCCAGCGTTGTCCAGACCAAGCAGCTGCAACGATTTGGTATGACTTTTGCTTCTTGAGGTACAGCAACAAGAGTTTCATTGGAGAAGTTGATACGTCTTATGGTATAATCTTCTATAATGTTCAGAATGTGACTGACCCTGAGAAGTTTGTCAAAGAACTAGGAGCTCTGGTGGATAATATTAAAGCACAAGCTGTGGTGCCAAAGAATCTAGGATTTGGGAAAGGCGAGACCAAGCTGTCACCATTGACGACACTCTATGCCTTTGGGCAATGCACAAGGGACTTGGCTAAGCTAGATTGTTCTCAGTGCTTGGCCATTGCAGTGGGAAACTACGAAACCATTTGTGGCAATCGAAGGGGATGTCGAGTTCTTTATGGTAGTTGCTATGTCAGATATGAGCTCTATCCAATTTTCTACCCTGTTGGTTCCAACAGTAGTATGAATGTTGTGGCTGATGAAACTAAAATGATTCTAGTCAATCCATAG
- the LOC133737691 gene encoding cysteine-rich repeat secretory protein 55-like gives IYPSVGSKDCSSCIQDAAKEIRQRCPDQAAATIWYDFCFLKYSNKSFIGEVDASYGIIFYNTQNVTDPEKFVKELGALVDNIKAQAMEPKNLGFGKGETKLSPLTTLYAFGQCTRDLAKLDCSQCLANAVGYYETICGNRRGCRVLYGSCYVRYELYPIFYPVGSNSSMNVVADETKMTLVNP, from the coding sequence atatacccctctgtggGAAGCAAAGACTGCTCAAGTTGTATTCAAGACGCTGCAAAAGAAATTCGGCAACGTTGTCCAGACCAAGCAGCTGCAACGATTTGGTATGACTTTTGCTTCTTGAAGTACAGCAACAAGAGTTTCATTGGAGAAGTTGATGCGTCTTATGGTATAATCTTCTATAATACTCAGAATGTGACTGACCCTGAGAAGTTTGTCAAAGAACTAGGAGCTCTGGTGGATAATATTAAAGCACAAGCTATGGAGCCAAAGAATCTAGGATTTGGGAAAGGTGAGACCAAGTTGTCACCATTGACGACACTCTATGCCTTTGGGCAATGCACAAGGGACTTGGCTAAGCTAGATTGTTCTCAGTGCTTGGCCAATGCAGTGGGATACTACGAAACCATTTGTGGCAATCGAAGGGGATGTCGAGTTCTGTATGGTAGTTGCTATGTCAGATATGAGCTCTATCCAATTTTCTACCCTGTTGGTTCCAACAGTAGTATGAATGTTGTGGCTGATGAAACTAAAATGACTCTAGTTAATCCATAG
- the LOC133740618 gene encoding ras-related protein RABA5b, with product MADDEAGGEEYLFKVVLIGDSAVGKSNLLSRFARNEFDQNSKATIGVEFQTQAVEIDGKEVKAQIWDTAGQERFRAVTSAYYRGAVGALVVYDISRKTTFESVERWLNELTMHCDTAVAKMLVGNKCDLEDIRDVSIEDGKSLAEEKGLFFMETSALDATNVQEAFEVVIREIYNNVSRKVLNSDSYKAELSVNRVTLVKNGADSTKYRCCSG from the exons ATGGCGGACGACGAAGCCGGAGGCGAGGAGTACTTGTTCAAGGTGGTCCTCATCGGCGACTCCGCCGTCGGCAAGTCCAACCTGCTGTCTCGGTTCGCTAGGAACGAGTTCGATCAAAACTCCAAGGCCACAATTGGGGTCGAGTTTCAGACCCAGGCTGTGGAAATCGACGGCAAAGAGGTCAAGGCCCAGATCTGGGACACGGCGGGGCAAGAGCGCTTCCGGGCTGTGACGTCTGCTTACTACAGAGGCGCGGTGGGCGCGCTTGTGGTGTATGATATCAGTAGGAAGACTACTTTTGAGAGTGTGGAGCGCTGGCTTAATGAGCTTACCA TGCATTGTGATACTGCGGTGGCAAAGATGTTGGTAGGGAATAAGTGTGATTTGGAGGATATTAGAGATGTGTCCATTGAAGACGGTAAGAGCCTTGCAGAAGAAAAGGGACTATTCTTCATGGAGACTTCTGCACTTGATGCTACTAATGTTCAAGAGGCCTTTGAGGTTGTTATCCGGGAGATTTACAACAATGTCAGCAGGAAAGTCCTAAATTCTGATTCTTACAAGGCTGAGCTGTCTGTTAACCGAGTAACCCTGGTGAAAAATGGGGCAGATTCGACGAAATATCGGTGTTGTAGCGGATGA